Sequence from the Caballeronia sp. SL2Y3 genome:
GCCCGCAGCGCGGAGCAGATGCTTCGCGAGCAACGCATGTTGGACGACTTCATCGCCGGAGGCGATGGAAGCGATCCGGTGGATCGCGGCTAGTTGGGCGTCGTCCGATATGTCGCGTTCGACCGGCGACATATCGGACCGCCTTCGAATCAAGTGCAAAGCATTAAAGGAGGCTCTAATGCAATTTTCTGGCAAGCGTCCCATTCGCGTGGGTGATTCGACGACCCATGGCGGCATCGTGCTGCCCACCTCGCACGAGTTCAGCATTTTCGGGCGGCAAGTCGTCACCATAGGAGATCGCGTGATGTGCCCCAACTGCGGAATCACCAGTATCGTGGAAGGGGACACACAATCGCTTCTAGATGGCGCAAACATCGCGCTGCACGGTCATCGCACAAGTTGCGGCGCTTCCTTGATTTCTAGCTTGGCGGGGTGAGTCGGCTCTCGCGTTCGTGATTGATAAACCCACGAACGAGCCGACTGCGAAAGAGCGTTTGTTATCTAAGTAACAATAGGTGGAGGGCGTCGCAATTCCGGCGCAGACAGAAAACTGCTTCGCTGCTGCCGCGCGGCAATCCACGAGCGACGTGTCGTTCTACGGACACTGTCGTCTTCGCGCATCCGTCCGTTATGCATCGTCGCCGCTGGTAGCGCCCCGACCACCTCGCCAGGTTTGAGGGCGGCATCTGTTCGCGGCTTTGGAGTGAGCCTTATACGTCCCCCAATCACGACAGGTACGTGCGCACGTTCAGCGCAGGTCCTCTCTTGCAGGGTACTCCGCCTGTCCGTTTGGTTCTACCGATAGACGTCACCCGAAGCGAGGTTCCCACTCGATCCAAAGCGCCATTCGCGCGCCGAAAACCCGAGGTCAGCACGAGTTTCCTCGACTCGCGCTGACCCGTTCTCGCTGCTCCCTTCTCACCCAACGCTGCCTCTTGCCAAGCGAAAGGCAGCTTACATATCGTTTCGTCAATCATTCAAGACGACTTACTAATTAAGAATTCTCGGGTGTCTTTCGAACTCGATTGATTGGAAAATTCCGCCCGGGTGCTTTCAACTGGACGGGCTAAAAATAAACCGAGGGCCACGCCGTCG
This genomic interval carries:
- a CDS encoding PAAR domain-containing protein, with the protein product MQFSGKRPIRVGDSTTHGGIVLPTSHEFSIFGRQVVTIGDRVMCPNCGITSIVEGDTQSLLDGANIALHGHRTSCGASLISSLAG